The following are encoded together in the Tamandua tetradactyla isolate mTamTet1 chromosome 14, mTamTet1.pri, whole genome shotgun sequence genome:
- the RIPK3 gene encoding receptor-interacting serine/threonine-protein kinase 3 isoform X2 encodes MSSGIWSTGAPAPKVSFEELENPTLVGQGGFGVVFRARHKKWGYDVALKLVNSETLSKEVKAMGSLRNQFVLLLLGVTEKLKSAYGCRPALVTRFMENGSLTELLQPGCPRPWPLLCRLLQEVVLGMCYLHSLNPVLLHRDLKPSNVLLDSELHAQLADFGLSTFQKSSKSGKSFSNPIGTLAYLAPELLADVNQNPSTACDVFSFGILMWEVLAGKEAEMPKTTLMKILVCEEQSRPSLRELPQPGPKTPGLEDLKELMQQCWSHKPSDRPSFQDCQPKMAAVILQVQDEMDASVSMVRTFLSEHRGSNRRGSAPKLGPGGMEMDGAGVDPMISEFLNNLHLEEDPSSDPKEYVKFTEGIKPKEEQVQEARSAGTSSDSNARPPQTPESSSFINQMPSLASNWASGPWPQENQGAEKQGNNWSPLNHQTNSIPEYCCNRQPGRSGWKLQLHDYTGPEAPPGSGLGRT; translated from the exons ATGTCTAGCGGAATATG GTCCACAGGTGCCCCTGCCCCCAAGGTGTCCTTCGAGGAATTGGAAAACCCGACGCTGGTCGGCCAGGGCGGGTTCGGCGTGGTGTTCAGGGCCCGACATAAGAAGTGGGGCTACGATGTGGCCCTCAAGCTGGTGAACTC GGAGACGTTATCCAAGGAGGTGAAGGCCATGGGCAGTCTGCGTAACCAGTTTGTGCTGCTCCTGCTGGGGGTCACTGAGAAACTGAAGTCTGCGTATGGGTGCAGGCCGGCTCTGGTGACTCGGTTCATGGAGAACGGCTCCCTCACAGAGCTGCTGCAACCCGGGTGCCCTCGGCCTTGGCCGCTCCTCTGCCGCCTCCTGCAGGAGGTGGTGCTGGGGATGTGTTACCTGCACAGCCTGAACCCCGTACTCCTGCATCGAGACCTCAAGCCGTCCAACGTCCTGCTGGACTCTGAGCTGCACGCTCAG CTGGCAGATTTTGGCCTATCCACATTTCAGAAGAGTTCAAAGTCAGGAAAAAGTTTCAGCAATCCAATAGGCACCCTAGCCTACCTGGCCCCAGAACTGTTGGCTGATGTAAACCAGAATCCCTCCACAGCCTGTGATGTCTTCAG CTTCGGGATCCTCATGTGGGAAGTGCTAGCTGGAAAAGAAGCTGAGA TGCCCAAGACAACACTGATGAAGATATTAGTGTGTGAGGAGCAGAGCCGGCCCTCATTAAGAGAGCTGCCCCAACCTGGGCCCAAGACTCCTGGCTTGGAAGACCTGAAAGAATTAATGCAGCAGTGCTGGAGCCACAAGCCCAGTGACAGGCCCTCCTTCCAGG ACTGCCAACCAAAAATGGCTGCAGTCATCCTTCAGGTGCAAGATGAGATGGATGCCTCTGTCTCCATG GTGAGGACATTTCTGTCTGAGCACAGGGGCAGCAACAGAAGGGGTTCTGCCCCAAAACTGGGCCCAGGAGGGATGGAGATGGATGGTGCTGGAGTTGATCCTATGATCTCTGAATTCCTGAACAATCTGCACCTGGAGGAGGACCCCAGCTCTGATCCTAAAGAATATGTCAAATTTACTGAGGGAATCAAGCCAAAGGAAGAGCAGGTTCAAGAAGCCAGGTCAGCAGGGACATCCTCAGATTCAAATGCCCGACCTCCCCAAACTCCAGAGAGTTCATCTTTCATAAACCAGATGCCCAGCCTCGCTTCGAACTGGGCCTCAGGTCCTTGGCCCCAAGAAAACCAG GGGGCTGAGAAACAAGGCAATAATTGGTCTCCCTTGAACCATCAGACAAATTCAATTCCAG AATATTGTTGTAATCGGCAGCCAGGACGTTCAGGTTGGAAGCTACAACTACATGATTACACAGGACCAGAGGCGCCCCCGGGGAGTGGGTTGGGAAGAACCTGA
- the RIPK3 gene encoding receptor-interacting serine/threonine-protein kinase 3 isoform X5 — protein sequence MSSGIWETLSKEVKAMGSLRNQFVLLLLGVTEKLKSAYGCRPALVTRFMENGSLTELLQPGCPRPWPLLCRLLQEVVLGMCYLHSLNPVLLHRDLKPSNVLLDSELHAQLADFGLSTFQKSSKSGKSFSNPIGTLAYLAPELLADVNQNPSTACDVFSFGILMWEVLAGKEAEMPKTTLMKILVCEEQSRPSLRELPQPGPKTPGLEDLKELMQQCWSHKPSDRPSFQDCQPKMAAVILQVQDEMDASVSMVRTFLSEHRGSNRRGSAPKLGPGGMEMDGAGVDPMISEFLNNLHLEEDPSSDPKEYVKFTEGIKPKEEQVQEARSAGTSSDSNARPPQTPESSSFINQMPSLASNWASGPWPQENQGAEKQGNNWSPLNHQTNSIPAQNIVVIGSQDVQVGSYNYMITQDQRRPRGVGWEEPEA from the exons ATGTCTAGCGGAATATG GGAGACGTTATCCAAGGAGGTGAAGGCCATGGGCAGTCTGCGTAACCAGTTTGTGCTGCTCCTGCTGGGGGTCACTGAGAAACTGAAGTCTGCGTATGGGTGCAGGCCGGCTCTGGTGACTCGGTTCATGGAGAACGGCTCCCTCACAGAGCTGCTGCAACCCGGGTGCCCTCGGCCTTGGCCGCTCCTCTGCCGCCTCCTGCAGGAGGTGGTGCTGGGGATGTGTTACCTGCACAGCCTGAACCCCGTACTCCTGCATCGAGACCTCAAGCCGTCCAACGTCCTGCTGGACTCTGAGCTGCACGCTCAG CTGGCAGATTTTGGCCTATCCACATTTCAGAAGAGTTCAAAGTCAGGAAAAAGTTTCAGCAATCCAATAGGCACCCTAGCCTACCTGGCCCCAGAACTGTTGGCTGATGTAAACCAGAATCCCTCCACAGCCTGTGATGTCTTCAG CTTCGGGATCCTCATGTGGGAAGTGCTAGCTGGAAAAGAAGCTGAGA TGCCCAAGACAACACTGATGAAGATATTAGTGTGTGAGGAGCAGAGCCGGCCCTCATTAAGAGAGCTGCCCCAACCTGGGCCCAAGACTCCTGGCTTGGAAGACCTGAAAGAATTAATGCAGCAGTGCTGGAGCCACAAGCCCAGTGACAGGCCCTCCTTCCAGG ACTGCCAACCAAAAATGGCTGCAGTCATCCTTCAGGTGCAAGATGAGATGGATGCCTCTGTCTCCATG GTGAGGACATTTCTGTCTGAGCACAGGGGCAGCAACAGAAGGGGTTCTGCCCCAAAACTGGGCCCAGGAGGGATGGAGATGGATGGTGCTGGAGTTGATCCTATGATCTCTGAATTCCTGAACAATCTGCACCTGGAGGAGGACCCCAGCTCTGATCCTAAAGAATATGTCAAATTTACTGAGGGAATCAAGCCAAAGGAAGAGCAGGTTCAAGAAGCCAGGTCAGCAGGGACATCCTCAGATTCAAATGCCCGACCTCCCCAAACTCCAGAGAGTTCATCTTTCATAAACCAGATGCCCAGCCTCGCTTCGAACTGGGCCTCAGGTCCTTGGCCCCAAGAAAACCAG GGGGCTGAGAAACAAGGCAATAATTGGTCTCCCTTGAACCATCAGACAAATTCAATTCCAG CACAGAATATTGTTGTAATCGGCAGCCAGGACGTTCAGGTTGGAAGCTACAACTACATGATTACACAGGACCAGAGGCGCCCCCGGGGAGTGGGTTGGGAAGAACCTGAAGCTTAG
- the RIPK3 gene encoding receptor-interacting serine/threonine-protein kinase 3 isoform X1 translates to MSSGIWSTGAPAPKVSFEELENPTLVGQGGFGVVFRARHKKWGYDVALKLVNSETLSKEVKAMGSLRNQFVLLLLGVTEKLKSAYGCRPALVTRFMENGSLTELLQPGCPRPWPLLCRLLQEVVLGMCYLHSLNPVLLHRDLKPSNVLLDSELHAQLADFGLSTFQKSSKSGKSFSNPIGTLAYLAPELLADVNQNPSTACDVFSFGILMWEVLAGKEAEMPKTTLMKILVCEEQSRPSLRELPQPGPKTPGLEDLKELMQQCWSHKPSDRPSFQDCQPKMAAVILQVQDEMDASVSMVRTFLSEHRGSNRRGSAPKLGPGGMEMDGAGVDPMISEFLNNLHLEEDPSSDPKEYVKFTEGIKPKEEQVQEARSAGTSSDSNARPPQTPESSSFINQMPSLASNWASGPWPQENQGAEKQGNNWSPLNHQTNSIPAQNIVVIGSQDVQVGSYNYMITQDQRRPRGVGWEEPEA, encoded by the exons ATGTCTAGCGGAATATG GTCCACAGGTGCCCCTGCCCCCAAGGTGTCCTTCGAGGAATTGGAAAACCCGACGCTGGTCGGCCAGGGCGGGTTCGGCGTGGTGTTCAGGGCCCGACATAAGAAGTGGGGCTACGATGTGGCCCTCAAGCTGGTGAACTC GGAGACGTTATCCAAGGAGGTGAAGGCCATGGGCAGTCTGCGTAACCAGTTTGTGCTGCTCCTGCTGGGGGTCACTGAGAAACTGAAGTCTGCGTATGGGTGCAGGCCGGCTCTGGTGACTCGGTTCATGGAGAACGGCTCCCTCACAGAGCTGCTGCAACCCGGGTGCCCTCGGCCTTGGCCGCTCCTCTGCCGCCTCCTGCAGGAGGTGGTGCTGGGGATGTGTTACCTGCACAGCCTGAACCCCGTACTCCTGCATCGAGACCTCAAGCCGTCCAACGTCCTGCTGGACTCTGAGCTGCACGCTCAG CTGGCAGATTTTGGCCTATCCACATTTCAGAAGAGTTCAAAGTCAGGAAAAAGTTTCAGCAATCCAATAGGCACCCTAGCCTACCTGGCCCCAGAACTGTTGGCTGATGTAAACCAGAATCCCTCCACAGCCTGTGATGTCTTCAG CTTCGGGATCCTCATGTGGGAAGTGCTAGCTGGAAAAGAAGCTGAGA TGCCCAAGACAACACTGATGAAGATATTAGTGTGTGAGGAGCAGAGCCGGCCCTCATTAAGAGAGCTGCCCCAACCTGGGCCCAAGACTCCTGGCTTGGAAGACCTGAAAGAATTAATGCAGCAGTGCTGGAGCCACAAGCCCAGTGACAGGCCCTCCTTCCAGG ACTGCCAACCAAAAATGGCTGCAGTCATCCTTCAGGTGCAAGATGAGATGGATGCCTCTGTCTCCATG GTGAGGACATTTCTGTCTGAGCACAGGGGCAGCAACAGAAGGGGTTCTGCCCCAAAACTGGGCCCAGGAGGGATGGAGATGGATGGTGCTGGAGTTGATCCTATGATCTCTGAATTCCTGAACAATCTGCACCTGGAGGAGGACCCCAGCTCTGATCCTAAAGAATATGTCAAATTTACTGAGGGAATCAAGCCAAAGGAAGAGCAGGTTCAAGAAGCCAGGTCAGCAGGGACATCCTCAGATTCAAATGCCCGACCTCCCCAAACTCCAGAGAGTTCATCTTTCATAAACCAGATGCCCAGCCTCGCTTCGAACTGGGCCTCAGGTCCTTGGCCCCAAGAAAACCAG GGGGCTGAGAAACAAGGCAATAATTGGTCTCCCTTGAACCATCAGACAAATTCAATTCCAG CACAGAATATTGTTGTAATCGGCAGCCAGGACGTTCAGGTTGGAAGCTACAACTACATGATTACACAGGACCAGAGGCGCCCCCGGGGAGTGGGTTGGGAAGAACCTGAAGCTTAG
- the RIPK3 gene encoding receptor-interacting serine/threonine-protein kinase 3 isoform X4, with product MSSGIWSTGAPAPKVSFEELENPTLVGQGGFGVVFRARHKKWGYDVALKLVNSETLSKEVKAMGSLRNQFVLLLLGVTEKLKSAYGCRPALVTRFMENGSLTELLQPGCPRPWPLLCRLLQEVVLGMCYLHSLNPVLLHRDLKPSNVLLDSELHAQLADFGLSTFQKSSKSGKSFSNPIGTLAYLAPELLADVNQNPSTACDVFSFGILMWEVLAGKEAEMPKTTLMKILVCEEQSRPSLRELPQPGPKTPGLEDLKELMQQCWSHKPSDRPSFQDCQPKMAAVILQVQDEMDGAGVDPMISEFLNNLHLEEDPSSDPKEYVKFTEGIKPKEEQVQEARSAGTSSDSNARPPQTPESSSFINQMPSLASNWASGPWPQENQGAEKQGNNWSPLNHQTNSIPAQNIVVIGSQDVQVGSYNYMITQDQRRPRGVGWEEPEA from the exons ATGTCTAGCGGAATATG GTCCACAGGTGCCCCTGCCCCCAAGGTGTCCTTCGAGGAATTGGAAAACCCGACGCTGGTCGGCCAGGGCGGGTTCGGCGTGGTGTTCAGGGCCCGACATAAGAAGTGGGGCTACGATGTGGCCCTCAAGCTGGTGAACTC GGAGACGTTATCCAAGGAGGTGAAGGCCATGGGCAGTCTGCGTAACCAGTTTGTGCTGCTCCTGCTGGGGGTCACTGAGAAACTGAAGTCTGCGTATGGGTGCAGGCCGGCTCTGGTGACTCGGTTCATGGAGAACGGCTCCCTCACAGAGCTGCTGCAACCCGGGTGCCCTCGGCCTTGGCCGCTCCTCTGCCGCCTCCTGCAGGAGGTGGTGCTGGGGATGTGTTACCTGCACAGCCTGAACCCCGTACTCCTGCATCGAGACCTCAAGCCGTCCAACGTCCTGCTGGACTCTGAGCTGCACGCTCAG CTGGCAGATTTTGGCCTATCCACATTTCAGAAGAGTTCAAAGTCAGGAAAAAGTTTCAGCAATCCAATAGGCACCCTAGCCTACCTGGCCCCAGAACTGTTGGCTGATGTAAACCAGAATCCCTCCACAGCCTGTGATGTCTTCAG CTTCGGGATCCTCATGTGGGAAGTGCTAGCTGGAAAAGAAGCTGAGA TGCCCAAGACAACACTGATGAAGATATTAGTGTGTGAGGAGCAGAGCCGGCCCTCATTAAGAGAGCTGCCCCAACCTGGGCCCAAGACTCCTGGCTTGGAAGACCTGAAAGAATTAATGCAGCAGTGCTGGAGCCACAAGCCCAGTGACAGGCCCTCCTTCCAGG ACTGCCAACCAAAAATGGCTGCAGTCATCCTTCAGGTGCAAGAT GAGATGGATGGTGCTGGAGTTGATCCTATGATCTCTGAATTCCTGAACAATCTGCACCTGGAGGAGGACCCCAGCTCTGATCCTAAAGAATATGTCAAATTTACTGAGGGAATCAAGCCAAAGGAAGAGCAGGTTCAAGAAGCCAGGTCAGCAGGGACATCCTCAGATTCAAATGCCCGACCTCCCCAAACTCCAGAGAGTTCATCTTTCATAAACCAGATGCCCAGCCTCGCTTCGAACTGGGCCTCAGGTCCTTGGCCCCAAGAAAACCAG GGGGCTGAGAAACAAGGCAATAATTGGTCTCCCTTGAACCATCAGACAAATTCAATTCCAG CACAGAATATTGTTGTAATCGGCAGCCAGGACGTTCAGGTTGGAAGCTACAACTACATGATTACACAGGACCAGAGGCGCCCCCGGGGAGTGGGTTGGGAAGAACCTGAAGCTTAG
- the RIPK3 gene encoding receptor-interacting serine/threonine-protein kinase 3 isoform X3 codes for MVSFEELENPTLVGQGGFGVVFRARHKKWGYDVALKLVNSETLSKEVKAMGSLRNQFVLLLLGVTEKLKSAYGCRPALVTRFMENGSLTELLQPGCPRPWPLLCRLLQEVVLGMCYLHSLNPVLLHRDLKPSNVLLDSELHAQLADFGLSTFQKSSKSGKSFSNPIGTLAYLAPELLADVNQNPSTACDVFSFGILMWEVLAGKEAEMPKTTLMKILVCEEQSRPSLRELPQPGPKTPGLEDLKELMQQCWSHKPSDRPSFQDCQPKMAAVILQVQDEMDASVSMVRTFLSEHRGSNRRGSAPKLGPGGMEMDGAGVDPMISEFLNNLHLEEDPSSDPKEYVKFTEGIKPKEEQVQEARSAGTSSDSNARPPQTPESSSFINQMPSLASNWASGPWPQENQGAEKQGNNWSPLNHQTNSIPAQNIVVIGSQDVQVGSYNYMITQDQRRPRGVGWEEPEA; via the exons ATG GTGTCCTTCGAGGAATTGGAAAACCCGACGCTGGTCGGCCAGGGCGGGTTCGGCGTGGTGTTCAGGGCCCGACATAAGAAGTGGGGCTACGATGTGGCCCTCAAGCTGGTGAACTC GGAGACGTTATCCAAGGAGGTGAAGGCCATGGGCAGTCTGCGTAACCAGTTTGTGCTGCTCCTGCTGGGGGTCACTGAGAAACTGAAGTCTGCGTATGGGTGCAGGCCGGCTCTGGTGACTCGGTTCATGGAGAACGGCTCCCTCACAGAGCTGCTGCAACCCGGGTGCCCTCGGCCTTGGCCGCTCCTCTGCCGCCTCCTGCAGGAGGTGGTGCTGGGGATGTGTTACCTGCACAGCCTGAACCCCGTACTCCTGCATCGAGACCTCAAGCCGTCCAACGTCCTGCTGGACTCTGAGCTGCACGCTCAG CTGGCAGATTTTGGCCTATCCACATTTCAGAAGAGTTCAAAGTCAGGAAAAAGTTTCAGCAATCCAATAGGCACCCTAGCCTACCTGGCCCCAGAACTGTTGGCTGATGTAAACCAGAATCCCTCCACAGCCTGTGATGTCTTCAG CTTCGGGATCCTCATGTGGGAAGTGCTAGCTGGAAAAGAAGCTGAGA TGCCCAAGACAACACTGATGAAGATATTAGTGTGTGAGGAGCAGAGCCGGCCCTCATTAAGAGAGCTGCCCCAACCTGGGCCCAAGACTCCTGGCTTGGAAGACCTGAAAGAATTAATGCAGCAGTGCTGGAGCCACAAGCCCAGTGACAGGCCCTCCTTCCAGG ACTGCCAACCAAAAATGGCTGCAGTCATCCTTCAGGTGCAAGATGAGATGGATGCCTCTGTCTCCATG GTGAGGACATTTCTGTCTGAGCACAGGGGCAGCAACAGAAGGGGTTCTGCCCCAAAACTGGGCCCAGGAGGGATGGAGATGGATGGTGCTGGAGTTGATCCTATGATCTCTGAATTCCTGAACAATCTGCACCTGGAGGAGGACCCCAGCTCTGATCCTAAAGAATATGTCAAATTTACTGAGGGAATCAAGCCAAAGGAAGAGCAGGTTCAAGAAGCCAGGTCAGCAGGGACATCCTCAGATTCAAATGCCCGACCTCCCCAAACTCCAGAGAGTTCATCTTTCATAAACCAGATGCCCAGCCTCGCTTCGAACTGGGCCTCAGGTCCTTGGCCCCAAGAAAACCAG GGGGCTGAGAAACAAGGCAATAATTGGTCTCCCTTGAACCATCAGACAAATTCAATTCCAG CACAGAATATTGTTGTAATCGGCAGCCAGGACGTTCAGGTTGGAAGCTACAACTACATGATTACACAGGACCAGAGGCGCCCCCGGGGAGTGGGTTGGGAAGAACCTGAAGCTTAG
- the RIPK3 gene encoding receptor-interacting serine/threonine-protein kinase 3 isoform X6, protein MGSLRNQFVLLLLGVTEKLKSAYGCRPALVTRFMENGSLTELLQPGCPRPWPLLCRLLQEVVLGMCYLHSLNPVLLHRDLKPSNVLLDSELHAQLADFGLSTFQKSSKSGKSFSNPIGTLAYLAPELLADVNQNPSTACDVFSFGILMWEVLAGKEAEMPKTTLMKILVCEEQSRPSLRELPQPGPKTPGLEDLKELMQQCWSHKPSDRPSFQDCQPKMAAVILQVQDEMDASVSMVRTFLSEHRGSNRRGSAPKLGPGGMEMDGAGVDPMISEFLNNLHLEEDPSSDPKEYVKFTEGIKPKEEQVQEARSAGTSSDSNARPPQTPESSSFINQMPSLASNWASGPWPQENQGAEKQGNNWSPLNHQTNSIPAQNIVVIGSQDVQVGSYNYMITQDQRRPRGVGWEEPEA, encoded by the exons ATGGGCAGTCTGCGTAACCAGTTTGTGCTGCTCCTGCTGGGGGTCACTGAGAAACTGAAGTCTGCGTATGGGTGCAGGCCGGCTCTGGTGACTCGGTTCATGGAGAACGGCTCCCTCACAGAGCTGCTGCAACCCGGGTGCCCTCGGCCTTGGCCGCTCCTCTGCCGCCTCCTGCAGGAGGTGGTGCTGGGGATGTGTTACCTGCACAGCCTGAACCCCGTACTCCTGCATCGAGACCTCAAGCCGTCCAACGTCCTGCTGGACTCTGAGCTGCACGCTCAG CTGGCAGATTTTGGCCTATCCACATTTCAGAAGAGTTCAAAGTCAGGAAAAAGTTTCAGCAATCCAATAGGCACCCTAGCCTACCTGGCCCCAGAACTGTTGGCTGATGTAAACCAGAATCCCTCCACAGCCTGTGATGTCTTCAG CTTCGGGATCCTCATGTGGGAAGTGCTAGCTGGAAAAGAAGCTGAGA TGCCCAAGACAACACTGATGAAGATATTAGTGTGTGAGGAGCAGAGCCGGCCCTCATTAAGAGAGCTGCCCCAACCTGGGCCCAAGACTCCTGGCTTGGAAGACCTGAAAGAATTAATGCAGCAGTGCTGGAGCCACAAGCCCAGTGACAGGCCCTCCTTCCAGG ACTGCCAACCAAAAATGGCTGCAGTCATCCTTCAGGTGCAAGATGAGATGGATGCCTCTGTCTCCATG GTGAGGACATTTCTGTCTGAGCACAGGGGCAGCAACAGAAGGGGTTCTGCCCCAAAACTGGGCCCAGGAGGGATGGAGATGGATGGTGCTGGAGTTGATCCTATGATCTCTGAATTCCTGAACAATCTGCACCTGGAGGAGGACCCCAGCTCTGATCCTAAAGAATATGTCAAATTTACTGAGGGAATCAAGCCAAAGGAAGAGCAGGTTCAAGAAGCCAGGTCAGCAGGGACATCCTCAGATTCAAATGCCCGACCTCCCCAAACTCCAGAGAGTTCATCTTTCATAAACCAGATGCCCAGCCTCGCTTCGAACTGGGCCTCAGGTCCTTGGCCCCAAGAAAACCAG GGGGCTGAGAAACAAGGCAATAATTGGTCTCCCTTGAACCATCAGACAAATTCAATTCCAG CACAGAATATTGTTGTAATCGGCAGCCAGGACGTTCAGGTTGGAAGCTACAACTACATGATTACACAGGACCAGAGGCGCCCCCGGGGAGTGGGTTGGGAAGAACCTGAAGCTTAG